A genomic stretch from Halorhodospira halophila SL1 includes:
- the grxD gene encoding Grx4 family monothiol glutaredoxin: MSDESVQQTIARQVSENPILLYMKGSPEQPMCGFSQRAAQALAGCGREFAYVDVLQDERIRQGIKDYGDWPTIPQLYIDGELVGGCDIIMEMFDSGELQQLVDAAGAGASG, translated from the coding sequence ATGAGCGACGAATCGGTTCAGCAGACCATTGCCCGCCAGGTGTCGGAGAACCCGATCCTGCTGTACATGAAGGGCAGCCCGGAGCAGCCCATGTGCGGCTTCTCGCAGCGGGCGGCCCAGGCCCTGGCCGGCTGCGGGCGGGAGTTCGCCTACGTGGATGTGCTCCAGGATGAGCGCATCCGTCAGGGGATCAAGGACTACGGCGACTGGCCGACCATCCCGCAGCTCTACATCGACGGCGAGCTGGTCGGCGGCTGCGATATCATCATGGAGATGTTCGACTCCGGCGAGCTGCAGCAGCTGGTCGACGCCGCCGGGGCGGGCGCCAGCGGCTGA
- a CDS encoding RnfABCDGE type electron transport complex subunit D — translation MAAPTTPRIMGWVLLALLPGAGVLVWLFGVGVLLNITAALTAGVAAEAAALRLRGRPVAPALTDGSTPLAALIIGIALPPLLPFWIPALAGALAVLLGKQVYGGLGQNIFNPAMVGYLAVVLAFPQAVSLWPAPETGVGAAVPATEALHYFLTGALPPIADAMTHATPLDRLATEGFAALPGDGGLWGQTQAAGAWLWLGAALLLGGAGLLALRIVDWRLPVGVLVGTAATAALLQLGDGAPVLFHLLSGATLLVAFFIATDPVSAPREPTARLIYAALIGVVALVIRELGGHPDGFAFAVLMLNATAPLLDYVVRRSAGEAA, via the coding sequence TTGGCGGCACCCACAACGCCCAGGATCATGGGATGGGTCCTGCTCGCCCTCCTGCCGGGGGCGGGCGTGCTGGTGTGGCTCTTCGGCGTCGGCGTGCTCCTGAACATCACTGCCGCGCTGACCGCCGGCGTCGCCGCCGAGGCCGCGGCGCTGCGCCTGCGCGGCCGCCCGGTGGCCCCGGCCCTGACCGACGGCAGCACGCCCCTGGCGGCCCTGATCATCGGCATCGCCCTGCCGCCCCTGCTGCCCTTCTGGATCCCCGCCCTGGCCGGCGCCCTGGCCGTGCTGCTGGGCAAGCAGGTCTACGGCGGGCTGGGGCAGAACATCTTCAATCCGGCCATGGTCGGCTACCTGGCGGTGGTCCTCGCCTTCCCCCAGGCGGTGAGCCTGTGGCCGGCCCCGGAGACCGGCGTGGGGGCCGCGGTACCCGCCACCGAGGCCCTGCACTACTTCCTCACCGGCGCCCTGCCGCCCATTGCCGACGCCATGACCCACGCCACGCCGCTGGACCGGCTGGCCACCGAGGGCTTCGCCGCCCTGCCCGGCGATGGCGGCCTGTGGGGGCAGACCCAGGCCGCCGGCGCCTGGCTGTGGCTCGGCGCCGCCTTGCTGCTCGGCGGCGCCGGCCTGCTGGCCCTGCGCATCGTCGACTGGCGCCTGCCGGTCGGGGTGCTGGTCGGCACCGCCGCCACCGCGGCGCTGCTGCAGCTCGGTGACGGCGCCCCGGTCCTCTTTCACCTGCTCTCCGGGGCAACCCTGCTGGTGGCCTTCTTCATCGCCACGGACCCGGTCAGCGCCCCGCGGGAGCCCACGGCGCGGCTGATCTACGCCGCACTGATCGGCGTGGTGGCGCTGGTCATCCGCGAACTCGGCGGCCACCCGGACGGCTTCGCCTTCGCCGTGCTGATGCTCAACGCCACCGCGCCGCTGCTCGACTACGTGGTACGCCGCAGCGCCGGGGAGGCCGCATGA
- the nth gene encoding endonuclease III, translated as MDAEQRHELYRRLREALPEPETELLYETPYELLVAVSLSAQSTDESVNRATRQLFPVANTPEAMLALGEAGLKPYIQHIGLYNNKARNIIAASQQLIEHHDGQVPRDRPALEALPGVGRKTANVILNVAFGEPTIAVDTHIFRVANRTGLAPGKNVREVEAGLEAVTPEPFRLHAHHWLILHGRYTCTARRPRCGACVIADLCAFPEKDPERT; from the coding sequence ATGGACGCTGAGCAGCGCCACGAGCTCTACCGGCGGCTGAGAGAGGCGCTGCCCGAGCCGGAGACCGAGCTCCTCTACGAGACCCCCTACGAGCTGCTGGTGGCGGTCTCGCTCTCGGCGCAGAGCACCGATGAGAGCGTCAACCGCGCCACCCGGCAGCTCTTCCCGGTGGCCAACACCCCCGAGGCGATGCTCGCCCTCGGCGAGGCCGGCCTCAAGCCGTACATCCAGCACATCGGGCTCTACAACAACAAGGCGCGCAACATCATCGCCGCCAGCCAGCAGCTCATCGAGCACCACGACGGCCAGGTGCCCCGCGACCGCCCGGCCCTGGAGGCCCTGCCCGGGGTCGGGCGCAAGACGGCCAACGTCATCCTCAACGTCGCCTTCGGCGAGCCGACCATCGCCGTGGATACGCACATCTTCCGCGTCGCCAACCGCACCGGGCTGGCCCCGGGGAAGAACGTCCGCGAGGTGGAGGCGGGGCTGGAGGCGGTGACGCCGGAGCCGTTCCGACTCCACGCCCACCACTGGCTGATCCTGCACGGGCGCTACACCTGCACCGCCCGCCGCCCGCGCTGCGGGGCGTGCGTGATCGCTGATCTGTGCGCCTTCCCGGAGAAAGACCCGGAACGGACCTAA
- a CDS encoding bifunctional nuclease family protein — MVEVEVTTLTLEEGGAPAPVILLGEPDSEQMVPIFIGPSEAQAIHDALHGVEPPRPMTHDLFGNVLRATGYTLQAVYIDAIVDGAYVAALALAPEDGGEVRYIDSRSSDAIALALRAEATIYAAPEVLEAAQEREQQRPRDESLRMTRLDLVPGPTT; from the coding sequence ATGGTGGAAGTCGAGGTCACCACCCTGACCCTGGAAGAGGGCGGCGCCCCGGCGCCGGTGATCCTCCTCGGCGAACCGGACAGCGAGCAGATGGTGCCGATCTTCATCGGCCCCAGCGAGGCGCAGGCCATCCACGACGCCCTGCACGGCGTCGAGCCGCCGCGGCCGATGACCCACGACCTGTTCGGCAACGTGCTGCGCGCCACCGGCTACACCCTGCAGGCCGTCTACATCGACGCCATCGTCGACGGCGCCTACGTCGCCGCCCTGGCCCTGGCACCCGAGGACGGTGGCGAGGTGCGCTACATCGACAGCCGCTCCAGCGACGCCATCGCCCTGGCGCTGCGCGCCGAGGCTACCATCTACGCCGCCCCGGAGGTCCTGGAGGCGGCCCAGGAGCGGGAGCAGCAGCGCCCGCGGGACGAGTCCCTGCGCATGACCCGGCTGGATCTGGTGCCGGGTCCGACGACGTGA
- a CDS encoding RnfABCDGE type electron transport complex subunit G, whose amino-acid sequence MTLPVSLRAGGILALFVGVGLAAVALVHEQTRERIATAERQVVLDRLAAVLPEGHDNAPEDQVYQRPTPLDHDTPLRIYPAYAGDEYLGAAVEVETPEGYAGTIRLLVGLDADGRVLGVRTVAHRETPGLGDAIETARSDWMYGFDDRTLGDPPEDDWRVRQDGGQFDGITGATITARAVVDAVREVLIDYTAEPEAYRGVDQAEDGTAVDPEADGHSDEGPTG is encoded by the coding sequence ATGACCCTACCGGTGAGCCTGCGCGCCGGGGGCATCCTCGCCCTGTTCGTGGGCGTCGGGCTGGCCGCCGTGGCCCTGGTCCACGAGCAGACCCGGGAGCGGATCGCCACCGCCGAACGGCAGGTGGTCCTTGATCGTCTGGCCGCCGTCCTGCCCGAGGGCCACGACAACGCCCCCGAGGACCAGGTCTACCAGCGCCCCACCCCACTGGATCACGACACCCCGTTGCGCATCTACCCGGCCTACGCCGGCGACGAGTACCTGGGCGCGGCGGTGGAGGTGGAGACCCCGGAGGGCTACGCCGGCACCATCCGCCTGCTCGTCGGCCTCGACGCCGACGGCCGGGTCCTGGGCGTGCGCACCGTGGCCCACCGCGAGACGCCGGGGCTGGGCGACGCCATCGAGACCGCACGCAGCGACTGGATGTACGGCTTCGACGACCGGACCCTGGGCGACCCGCCGGAGGACGACTGGCGCGTGCGCCAGGACGGCGGGCAGTTCGACGGCATCACCGGGGCGACCATCACCGCCCGGGCGGTGGTCGACGCCGTGCGCGAGGTGCTGATCGACTACACCGCCGAGCCGGAGGCCTACCGCGGTGTCGACCAGGCCGAGGACGGCACCGCCGTCGACCCCGAGGCCGACGGCCACAGTGACGAGGGCCCCACCGGATGA
- a CDS encoding electron transport complex subunit E, translated as MSETPTPRSIFRDGLWGNNAALVQLLGLCPLLAVTTTAVAGLGLGIATLLVVTASSVVVSLIRNLVPQDVRIPVFILVIAAFVTIVELVVAAWLHDLYRTLGLFLPLIVTNCAILARAEAFASRQPVGPAALDGIATGTGFAAVLIVLGALRELIGRGTLLDGAEQLFGPIAANWTLELVDGDVFLLAILPPGAFIGLALLLAIKNRIDDRHGR; from the coding sequence ATGAGCGAGACCCCCACCCCACGCAGCATCTTCCGCGACGGCCTGTGGGGCAACAACGCCGCCCTGGTCCAGCTGCTCGGCCTTTGCCCACTGCTGGCGGTAACCACCACCGCCGTGGCCGGGCTCGGCCTGGGCATCGCCACCCTGCTGGTGGTCACCGCCTCCAGCGTGGTGGTCTCGCTGATCCGCAACCTCGTCCCCCAGGACGTGCGCATCCCGGTCTTTATCCTGGTCATCGCCGCCTTCGTCACCATCGTCGAGCTGGTGGTGGCGGCGTGGCTCCACGACCTCTACCGCACCCTGGGCCTGTTCCTGCCCCTGATCGTCACCAACTGCGCCATCCTCGCCCGGGCCGAGGCGTTCGCCTCGCGCCAGCCGGTGGGCCCGGCGGCGCTGGACGGCATCGCCACCGGCACCGGCTTCGCCGCCGTGCTCATCGTCCTCGGCGCCCTGCGCGAGCTCATCGGCCGCGGCACCCTGCTCGACGGCGCCGAACAGCTCTTCGGTCCGATCGCCGCGAACTGGACGCTCGAGCTGGTCGACGGCGACGTCTTCCTGCTGGCCATCCTGCCGCCGGGGGCGTTCATCGGCCTGGCCCTGCTGCTGGCGATCAAGAACCGCATCGACGACCGCCATGGACGCTGA
- a CDS encoding aspartate aminotransferase family protein has protein sequence MQALIPTYNRLPVAFTRGEGAWLYDEQGHAYLDGVAGIAVCGLGHSHPAIARVVAEQAQTLVHTSNLYRVPLQERLAERLCAAAGMGAAFFCNSGAEANEAAIKLARRYAAGRGITAPQIVVADGAFHGRTLGALAATGNPQAHEGFAPLPEGFLRVPYGDADAVAAVDDPAVCAVLVEPIQGEGGVQIPPADYLARLRRLCDERGWLLMLDEVQTGMGRTGTLFAFEQAGIRPDVLVLAKALGNGLPIGACLAAAEHAEILGPGSHGTTYGGNPLAARAALAVLDTLEGEDLPAAAARAGEALRARLAEGLAGVDGVREIRGRGLMVGVELAVEASALPRQALEAGLLINVTAGRVVRLVPPLTLDDDEIRQLADGVVDLVRRHLAGA, from the coding sequence ATGCAAGCCCTGATCCCCACCTACAACCGCCTGCCCGTCGCCTTCACCCGGGGTGAGGGGGCGTGGCTGTACGACGAGCAGGGTCACGCCTATCTCGACGGCGTGGCCGGTATCGCCGTGTGCGGGCTGGGCCACAGCCATCCGGCCATCGCCCGGGTGGTGGCCGAGCAGGCGCAGACCCTGGTGCACACCTCCAACCTCTACCGGGTGCCGCTGCAGGAACGCCTGGCCGAGCGCCTGTGCGCCGCCGCCGGGATGGGCGCGGCGTTTTTCTGCAACTCCGGGGCCGAGGCCAACGAGGCGGCCATCAAACTGGCCCGCCGGTATGCGGCCGGCCGCGGCATCACGGCGCCGCAGATCGTGGTGGCCGACGGCGCCTTCCACGGCCGGACCCTGGGGGCGCTGGCGGCCACCGGGAACCCGCAGGCCCACGAGGGGTTCGCGCCGCTGCCCGAGGGCTTCCTGCGTGTGCCCTACGGGGATGCCGACGCGGTGGCGGCCGTCGACGATCCGGCGGTCTGCGCCGTGCTGGTCGAGCCGATCCAGGGCGAGGGCGGGGTGCAGATCCCGCCGGCGGACTACCTGGCGCGGCTGCGCCGGCTCTGCGACGAGCGCGGCTGGCTGCTGATGCTCGACGAGGTGCAGACCGGCATGGGGCGGACCGGCACGCTGTTCGCCTTCGAGCAGGCCGGCATCCGCCCGGACGTCCTGGTGCTGGCCAAGGCCCTGGGCAACGGTCTGCCCATCGGCGCCTGCCTGGCCGCCGCCGAGCACGCCGAGATCCTTGGCCCCGGCAGCCACGGCACGACCTACGGCGGCAATCCGCTGGCCGCCCGGGCGGCGCTGGCGGTGCTCGACACCCTCGAGGGCGAGGACCTGCCGGCGGCCGCCGCCCGAGCCGGCGAGGCGCTGCGTGCCCGCCTGGCCGAGGGGCTGGCCGGTGTCGACGGGGTGCGGGAGATCCGCGGCCGCGGGCTGATGGTCGGCGTCGAGCTCGCCGTGGAGGCCAGCGCCCTGCCGCGCCAGGCCCTGGAGGCCGGACTGCTGATCAACGTGACCGCCGGCCGCGTGGTCCGGCTGGTCCCGCCGCTGACCCTGGACGATGATGAGATCCGCCAGCTCGCCGACGGCGTCGTCGACCTAGTGCGCCGCCACCTGGCCGGCGCCTGA
- the rsxC gene encoding electron transport complex subunit RsxC: protein MFSAVLTLTAIAGLCGVGLGAAGRRLAAQRDPVVGHIDELLPQTQCGQCGYPGCRPYAEAVAAGEAATNLCTPGGNATARAIADLLQVDPEPVADDSTGPAVAFIDESQCIGCTRCLPACPVDAIVGAQRQVHTVLADECTGCRLCVDACPMDCITMQPVEPPLNARIRPLPTPQSTTARPEQRPGPLRHQQVQPRRRGVAVADAKDYSRNGPLRSLALPAQLVLPLLDHTGAEAPATVAVGEHVRRGTRITEGRNGVPLHAPTSGVVSAIERRPIVHPAGGTAPCLIVESDGADCRETPMPPIEAPLQADPEALLRRIGEAGVRGMGGAAFPSALKLADGARSGVDTLVVNGVECDTYLTCDETLLRMRAAAIIDGARIAARACGAERILVAVKNSAPEAAAAAEAAIEASEADIQVVRVGGDYPAGNERHIVYPTTGRTVPAGARPPAVGVVCQNVSTLDAIHRAVHYGEPSVERLVTVTGGGIAEPGNYWVRVGTPLNALIGQAGTPGCRTIVGGGIMGTPVTDRQVPLTHGMNGIVVESADEAPLFEQPCISCGRCAEVCPEGLQPFEMARRIRAGVDVGEAAEHIDLDPMRCTGCSSCELVCPSSIPLAGITGHARDAARARLREREQAERARQRHEARQAREARRQREKEEARRRKREAMAAQAEQNRPSETTEG, encoded by the coding sequence ATGTTCAGCGCGGTCCTGACCCTCACAGCCATCGCCGGTCTCTGCGGTGTCGGTCTCGGCGCCGCCGGGCGCCGTCTGGCCGCGCAGCGCGATCCGGTGGTCGGGCACATCGACGAGCTGCTGCCCCAGACCCAGTGCGGCCAGTGCGGGTACCCGGGCTGCCGGCCGTACGCCGAGGCCGTGGCTGCCGGCGAGGCCGCCACCAACCTCTGCACCCCCGGCGGCAACGCCACCGCCCGGGCCATCGCCGACCTGCTCCAGGTGGATCCGGAGCCGGTGGCCGATGACAGCACCGGGCCGGCCGTGGCGTTCATCGACGAGAGCCAGTGCATCGGCTGCACGCGCTGCCTGCCGGCCTGCCCGGTGGATGCCATCGTCGGCGCCCAGCGCCAGGTGCACACCGTGCTCGCCGACGAGTGCACCGGCTGCCGCCTGTGCGTCGACGCCTGCCCCATGGACTGCATCACCATGCAGCCGGTGGAGCCGCCGCTGAACGCCCGCATCCGCCCGCTGCCGACGCCGCAGTCGACCACCGCCCGGCCGGAACAGCGGCCCGGACCGCTGCGCCACCAGCAGGTGCAGCCCCGGCGGCGCGGCGTGGCGGTGGCGGACGCCAAGGACTACTCCCGCAACGGCCCGCTGCGCAGCCTGGCGCTGCCGGCGCAGCTGGTGCTGCCGCTGCTCGATCACACCGGGGCCGAGGCCCCGGCCACCGTGGCCGTAGGCGAACACGTCCGGCGCGGCACGCGGATCACCGAAGGGCGCAACGGGGTCCCCCTGCACGCCCCCACCTCCGGGGTGGTCAGCGCCATCGAGCGCCGGCCCATCGTCCACCCGGCCGGCGGCACCGCGCCGTGCCTGATCGTCGAGAGTGACGGCGCCGACTGCCGCGAGACCCCCATGCCGCCCATCGAGGCGCCCCTGCAGGCCGACCCCGAGGCCCTGCTGCGGCGCATCGGCGAGGCCGGCGTACGCGGCATGGGCGGCGCCGCCTTCCCCTCGGCGCTGAAGCTCGCCGACGGCGCCCGCAGCGGCGTCGACACCCTGGTGGTCAACGGCGTCGAGTGCGACACCTACCTCACCTGTGACGAGACCCTGCTGCGCATGCGCGCCGCGGCCATCATCGACGGCGCGCGCATCGCCGCCCGGGCCTGCGGCGCCGAGCGCATCCTGGTGGCGGTCAAGAACTCCGCCCCCGAGGCCGCGGCAGCGGCCGAGGCCGCCATCGAGGCCAGCGAGGCCGACATCCAGGTGGTGCGCGTCGGCGGCGACTATCCCGCGGGCAACGAGCGGCACATCGTCTACCCGACCACCGGGCGCACGGTCCCCGCCGGTGCCCGGCCACCGGCGGTGGGGGTGGTCTGCCAGAACGTCTCCACCCTCGACGCCATCCACCGCGCCGTCCATTACGGCGAGCCGTCGGTGGAGCGGCTGGTCACGGTCACCGGCGGCGGTATCGCCGAGCCGGGCAACTACTGGGTGCGGGTCGGCACCCCGCTGAACGCCCTGATCGGCCAGGCCGGCACGCCCGGCTGCCGGACCATCGTCGGCGGCGGCATCATGGGCACCCCGGTCACCGACCGGCAGGTGCCGCTGACCCACGGCATGAACGGGATCGTGGTCGAGTCCGCCGACGAGGCGCCGCTGTTCGAGCAGCCGTGCATCAGCTGCGGGCGCTGCGCCGAGGTCTGCCCCGAGGGCCTGCAGCCGTTCGAGATGGCCCGGCGCATCCGCGCCGGCGTCGATGTCGGCGAGGCCGCCGAGCACATCGACCTCGACCCGATGCGCTGCACCGGCTGCTCGAGCTGCGAACTGGTCTGCCCCAGCTCCATTCCCCTGGCCGGCATCACCGGCCACGCCCGGGACGCCGCCCGCGCCCGCCTGCGTGAGCGCGAGCAGGCCGAGCGGGCCCGGCAACGCCACGAGGCCCGGCAGGCCCGCGAGGCGCGCCGCCAGCGCGAGAAGGAAGAGGCACGCCGGCGCAAGCGCGAGGCCATGGCCGCCCAGGCCGAACAGAACCGCCCGAGCGAGACCACGGAGGGTTGA
- the argF gene encoding ornithine carbamoyltransferase: protein MRHFLTLRDCSVDEIHQLLRRATELRDMHRAGHLHQPLQGRVLGMVFEKSSTRTRVSFEAGMAQLGGHALFLSPRDTQLGRGEPVEDTARVVSRMVDAVMIRTFGHDMLERFAGHSAAPVINGLSDLCHPCQLLADLQTFTEHRGPITDRRVAWIGDGNNMCHSWIEAAGLLGFDLHIAAPPGYRPEADILALGGDRVQVFDDAYAAAEGADLVTTDVWASMGQESEQAAREEAFRGFCVTESLMECAGEQALFMHCLPAHRGEEVEAAVLEGPQSVVWDEAENRLHAQKALLEFLMLGY, encoded by the coding sequence ATGCGCCACTTCCTCACCCTGCGTGACTGCTCCGTCGACGAGATCCACCAGCTGCTGCGCCGGGCCACGGAGCTGCGCGACATGCACCGTGCCGGGCATCTGCACCAGCCCCTGCAGGGCCGGGTGCTGGGGATGGTCTTCGAGAAATCCTCCACCCGCACCCGGGTCTCCTTCGAGGCCGGCATGGCGCAGCTCGGGGGCCACGCCCTGTTCCTCTCGCCGCGGGATACCCAGCTTGGGCGCGGCGAGCCGGTGGAGGACACCGCCCGGGTGGTCTCGCGCATGGTCGATGCGGTGATGATCCGCACCTTCGGCCACGATATGCTGGAGCGCTTCGCCGGCCACTCGGCGGCGCCGGTGATCAACGGCCTCTCGGACCTGTGCCACCCGTGCCAGCTGCTGGCCGATCTGCAGACCTTCACCGAGCACCGCGGGCCGATCACCGACCGGCGCGTGGCGTGGATCGGCGACGGCAACAACATGTGCCATAGCTGGATCGAGGCCGCTGGCCTGCTCGGCTTCGACCTGCACATCGCCGCGCCGCCGGGGTACCGCCCGGAGGCGGACATCCTGGCGCTGGGCGGTGACCGCGTCCAGGTCTTCGACGACGCCTACGCCGCCGCCGAGGGCGCCGACCTGGTCACCACCGACGTCTGGGCGAGCATGGGCCAGGAGAGCGAGCAGGCGGCCCGCGAGGAGGCCTTCCGCGGCTTCTGCGTGACCGAGTCGCTGATGGAGTGTGCCGGCGAGCAGGCGCTGTTCATGCACTGCCTGCCGGCCCACCGGGGCGAGGAGGTGGAGGCCGCGGTGCTCGAAGGACCGCAGAGCGTCGTCTGGGACGAGGCGGAGAATCGCCTGCACGCCCAGAAGGCGCTGCTTGAATTCCTGATGCTGGGATACTGA
- a CDS encoding argininosuccinate synthase, producing MSDVKKVVLAYSGGLDTSVILKWLEETYGCEVVTFTADLGQGEELEPARRKAEAFGIREIYVDDLREEFARDFVFPMFRANAVYEGEYLLGTSIARPLIAKRQVEIARETGADAVAHGATGKGNDQVRFELGYYGLEPGIKVIAPWREWDLNSRERLLQYAERHGIDIEGKREEGGAPYSMDANLLHISYEGGVLEDTWTEAEEAMWLWTNAPEAAPDEPQYIDIAFAGGDPVAIDGERLSPAALLGRLNDLGARHGIGRIDIVENRYVGMKSRGCYETPGGTILLRAHRAMESITLDRDAAHLKDELMPRYAELVYNGYWFAPEREALQAMIDQTQQDVEGTVRLKLYKGNVIVVGRQSPKSLFDASVATFEDDAGAYDQKDAEGFIRLNALRLRLGAKRRG from the coding sequence ATGTCGGACGTCAAGAAGGTCGTACTCGCCTACTCCGGCGGTCTCGACACCTCCGTGATCCTCAAGTGGCTCGAGGAGACCTACGGCTGCGAGGTGGTGACATTCACCGCCGATCTGGGCCAGGGCGAGGAGCTGGAGCCCGCCCGGCGCAAGGCGGAGGCGTTCGGGATCCGCGAGATCTACGTCGATGATCTGCGCGAGGAGTTCGCCCGCGACTTCGTCTTCCCGATGTTCCGCGCCAACGCCGTCTACGAGGGCGAGTACCTGCTCGGCACCTCCATCGCCCGGCCGCTGATCGCCAAGCGGCAGGTGGAGATCGCCCGCGAGACCGGCGCCGACGCCGTCGCCCACGGCGCCACCGGCAAGGGCAATGATCAGGTCCGCTTCGAGCTCGGCTACTACGGCCTCGAGCCGGGGATCAAGGTCATCGCCCCGTGGCGGGAGTGGGACCTCAACTCCCGCGAGCGGCTCCTGCAGTACGCCGAGCGCCACGGCATCGACATCGAGGGCAAGCGCGAGGAGGGCGGCGCGCCGTACTCCATGGACGCCAACCTGCTGCACATCTCCTACGAGGGCGGGGTCCTGGAGGACACCTGGACCGAGGCCGAGGAGGCGATGTGGCTGTGGACCAACGCGCCGGAGGCGGCGCCGGACGAGCCGCAGTACATCGACATCGCCTTCGCCGGTGGCGATCCGGTGGCCATCGACGGCGAGCGGCTCTCGCCGGCGGCGCTGCTCGGCCGGCTCAACGACCTGGGGGCGCGCCACGGCATCGGCCGGATCGACATCGTCGAGAACCGCTACGTGGGCATGAAGTCCCGCGGCTGCTACGAGACCCCCGGCGGCACCATCCTGCTGCGCGCCCACCGTGCCATGGAGTCGATCACCCTGGATCGCGATGCGGCGCACCTGAAGGACGAGCTGATGCCGCGCTACGCCGAGCTGGTCTACAACGGCTACTGGTTCGCCCCGGAGCGCGAGGCGCTGCAGGCGATGATCGACCAGACCCAGCAGGACGTCGAGGGCACCGTGCGCCTGAAGCTCTACAAGGGCAACGTCATCGTCGTCGGCCGCCAGTCGCCGAAGAGCCTCTTCGACGCCTCGGTGGCCACCTTCGAGGACGACGCCGGCGCCTACGACCAGAAGGACGCCGAGGGCTTCATCCGCCTCAACGCCCTGCGGCTGCGCCTCGGCGCCAAGCGCCGCGGCTGA
- the rnt gene encoding ribonuclease T, with product MTEQNPAQSSAADERIQSTEIPPLRTRFRAFLPVVVDVETGGLQAETDALLQIAAVILRAEEGTGRLYPAETHTCHVQPFEGARIDPKALELNGIDPEHPLRMAVPERDALGKMFNPVRQELRNTGCNRAVLVGHNAFFDLAFLNAAVTRTGFKRNPFHPFSSFDTATLGGLAYGQTVLAKAVKAAGIEWDAKEAHSAIYDAEKTAELFCAIVNCWDAHCGRPSSF from the coding sequence ATGACCGAGCAGAACCCCGCGCAGTCGTCCGCCGCGGACGAGCGTATTCAGAGCACCGAGATCCCCCCCCTGCGCACCCGTTTTCGGGCCTTCCTGCCGGTGGTGGTGGATGTGGAGACGGGCGGGCTGCAGGCCGAGACCGATGCCCTGCTGCAGATCGCGGCGGTGATCCTGCGCGCCGAGGAGGGCACCGGCCGGCTCTATCCGGCGGAGACGCACACCTGTCATGTCCAGCCTTTCGAGGGGGCACGCATCGACCCCAAGGCGCTGGAGCTCAACGGCATCGACCCCGAGCACCCACTGCGCATGGCGGTGCCCGAGCGCGACGCCCTGGGCAAGATGTTCAACCCGGTCCGGCAGGAGTTGCGTAACACCGGCTGCAATCGGGCGGTGCTGGTCGGCCACAACGCCTTCTTCGATCTGGCCTTCCTCAACGCCGCGGTGACGCGGACCGGCTTCAAGCGCAATCCCTTCCACCCCTTCTCCAGTTTCGACACCGCCACCCTGGGCGGGCTGGCTTACGGGCAGACGGTGCTGGCCAAGGCGGTGAAGGCCGCCGGCATCGAGTGGGACGCCAAGGAGGCCCACTCGGCGATCTACGACGCCGAGAAGACCGCCGAGCTCTTCTGCGCCATCGTCAACTGCTGGGACGCGCACTGCGGCCGTCCGTCCAGCTTCTAG